In Candidatus Poribacteria bacterium, the following are encoded in one genomic region:
- a CDS encoding ABC transporter substrate-binding protein: MSIKRKEQIKLKSLTFILTIATLIIGFSACERMSQIVQPTTSQTEDKGNEIPIGLVLPLTGHLASAGELMKQGIDLALDEINNAYPSGTKVKFILEDDTSTPDGAVDAFNKLIHQDGLSVILGPASSSATQAAFWVAQENKVVAISPTSGERGLSAIGDFVFRIPLTTDVVVPKGIQATHAKLGYQRVATMYDETDGFSTDRDIALQEAFTAKGIEVLTTEVFQSGDTDFSAQLTGIKALDPDAIFISALPPEKPGILIQIHQLGISAPVIISSLTSVEVEAAGAAAEDAITFIGWLPTDDTPGNQAFVQNYSATYGMVPNAFASASYASVYILAEAIKNAQSTDAMAVRDALANIRDFDTILGKFSFNADGDAVYAPRVLIVKDGILKPFE, encoded by the coding sequence ATAAGTATAAAAAGAAAGGAACAGATCAAATTGAAATCACTTACATTTATCCTAACAATTGCCACTTTGATAATAGGCTTCTCCGCTTGTGAGCGGATGTCCCAAATTGTCCAACCGACTACATCCCAGACAGAAGATAAGGGCAATGAGATTCCCATCGGACTCGTTTTACCTTTGACAGGGCACTTAGCTTCCGCAGGTGAACTCATGAAACAGGGCATTGACCTTGCCCTCGATGAAATTAACAACGCATATCCCAGTGGTACAAAAGTTAAATTCATCCTTGAGGATGACACCAGTACCCCAGACGGCGCGGTTGACGCTTTCAACAAACTGATTCACCAAGACGGTCTGTCTGTGATTCTCGGTCCTGCATCTTCAAGTGCGACCCAAGCGGCTTTTTGGGTCGCCCAAGAAAACAAGGTCGTGGCAATTAGTCCAACATCCGGTGAACGAGGTCTTAGCGCAATTGGGGATTTCGTCTTTCGTATCCCGCTCACGACAGACGTTGTGGTTCCTAAAGGCATCCAGGCAACGCATGCAAAACTCGGCTATCAACGAGTGGCTACGATGTATGACGAAACCGATGGCTTTTCCACAGATCGAGACATCGCATTGCAGGAAGCATTCACTGCAAAGGGTATTGAGGTCCTCACCACCGAAGTTTTCCAAAGTGGCGATACCGATTTCTCGGCACAATTAACTGGGATAAAAGCGTTGGATCCGGATGCTATTTTTATCTCCGCATTGCCACCCGAAAAACCGGGGATACTGATTCAAATACACCAACTCGGCATATCTGCGCCTGTTATCATTAGTTCATTAACCAGTGTTGAGGTAGAAGCCGCGGGTGCCGCTGCTGAAGATGCGATAACTTTCATAGGGTGGCTCCCCACAGATGACACACCGGGAAATCAAGCCTTCGTTCAGAATTATAGTGCGACTTACGGTATGGTGCCAAACGCCTTTGCTTCGGCGTCGTATGCCTCTGTCTATATTTTAGCGGAAGCAATTAAGAACGCTCAATCCACCGATGCAATGGCAGTTCGGGACGCACTGGCGAACATCAGAGACTTTGACACAATTTTGGGTAAGTTCTCTTTTAATGCCGATGGAGACGCTGTTTATGCACCGCGGGTTCTAATCGTAAAAGACGGAATATTGAAGCCTTTCGAGTAA